The following DNA comes from Neovison vison isolate M4711 chromosome 13, ASM_NN_V1, whole genome shotgun sequence.
TCAGCCTGTGAGCAGGGAACAGGCCGCACCCTCACAGAGCCTGGGTAGCCCAGAGCCAAGGAAAGATCCTGAAAGCACGGAAGGTGAGGAGGCAGCCAGCAGGGGGCACTGTCTCCGGGCTGACCCCCGAGCCGGGACCCCTTTAGCCCTGAGCCAGCAAGGCCTCCTCCAGTCCCAacctctctgcctgtgttccgctcactgagccatccaagggcTGATTCTCTCAGCACAGTGACAATGGTCCTGAGGAATTagaaagcaggagaaaaaaaatcccgtGCCAGGATTCTCTTCTATCATCCCTCCCCAGGCCCCTTCAGGACTTGTAGCTCAGCAACTGCGAGGCTCCCCTTCACCGCGGCAGGGGCTGGGCCTGGTGGGGGAACCATGAGGAGGTCTGAGGGACACCACACTCACCCCACCTTCTGCTCCTTTGCAGGGCCCCAGAGGTGGCCGTGAAGTCCAGGCAGGCCCCAAAAGCCAAACCAGCGTTCTACACGGGCGTGGCCCAGCACCCTGTGCTGGGGAAGGCCAGGCCCAACATGGCGGACTGAGACCACCAcacccccaactcccctcccccccgaGAGAGCTTTGGTCACGCCTGGGCGCTGACACTGAGGTGACCTATCAACCTCTCCAGCAGGAAGATGGAATTCGACAGACTGTCAGGGCTGTTTGCTCCCGCAGGCCCCAGATACTGCGGATTTCCTGCGGGCCACATTTTGACAGTGGACACCCTTGGGGGTGATCTGGTGCTTctataaagaatttttcttttttttaccgcCCAACTGGTTTTTCTTGCCAACAAAATTTTTCACCCATCGGCGCTACTGCGGCTGCAAGGCCTCTCTTCACAAGTTGACAACTTCTGTGTGTGAATACCGGGTACGGTACCAATGCATAGAGAGCCCCTGGCCTAGACCTGGAGTCAGATTTGGAGCAATAAAATTCTGGAAGAAGCCCCCCTTCTTACAGGAAGATAATAGGgattgaaaataaaatgctaatgagAGGAATCTTGGAAGTGCTGGGGTTGGTGTTTTGAAAATGAAGCCTGCCTCAGAGTTGTTTGGAGCCTAGACAGGGGCACGAGGAAGCTTCTCTTTACTCGTGCTGTCATTCACCAAATGGGGCTGAACACCCGTTGAGAGCTGGGGACACAACAGTAACCAAGACACAATGTCCCCGTCCCCTCAGAGCTTGCCCCCCCAACATGCACGCAGCACTAAACATAATGGTGAGATTGGTAACAGAGGGAAAGAGCCCAGTAAAGCGAGGCAGGGACTGAATGGTGGTAAATGGGCTAGAGGTCAGGAGAGGCAGGGTAAGGGAGTGAGGGCAGCTGAGCAGGAGTGAggctggcctggagaggctacggGGGAGGGCCGCTGACTCCCTGGTCTCTCCTCCGGGCAGAAGAAACATGGCTGCcctctggagatttttttttttttttttttcccgagtTGGTGCAGCCCTTGGCCCCCTGCTCCCCTGGCTTTCTCTGGGTTCAGCATgtgaggtggggagggtggaGTGGGACAAGCGTTCGTGTCCCACAGTGGTCTTCAGTCTCctgcgggggttgggggaagccATCACCACTCAAGAATGGAAGAGCAGAGTGGGAAATTTTGAGCACTTCCCTTCACACCGTCAGCAATGAGAGCCAGTGCTGGATAGAGGGCAGAGTACGCAGTGGGTGGGAATGGGCTGTGGGGGGCGCTGTTCCGGCTCCTTCCCACCCTCATCCCATGGACCGTGGCCCAGCAAAGCTGGGCTAGTGGCTAAGATGGCAGCGGGATGTGGCCCAGACCCCCTTCCTCTCCAGCACCCAGTGGGAAACCCAGAGCCATTCTGGTTCCAATTGTGCAGGATGCTGCCTCAATAATTGATGGGGGAAATAAACCCAAAAGGTCATgatagggcagagagagaggcagggtccCCAGTTCCCTTTGGAAACTGTGACAGCTGCCCACCCCAGCCACTCACCCAGACAGACCTGCAGTGGGATGAAGTCACGAGGCGTGGTCACCCCTCACCAAGTGTCCCATCTGATTGAAGACATGGGTTTCAACGTGGATGGTGGACTAGGCATTTTGAATATATACCACACTGGAGTTGGCCAAGGACTGAACGTGTAGGTCCAAAATTCCTGATGATGCCCTAACCCTCAGTGTGAAAATGgggggcctctgggaggtgatGAATATGTGAGAGTAGAGCCCCatggatgggattagtgccctgatCAAAAGGGACACGAGACACGATCGCTGTCTCCACCACATTAAGACCCCACAAGATGACCATCGGGCAAAGCGGACAGACAGCCCCAACCAGGCACCGAATCCACCAGCACCTCGATCTTCAACTTGTGGcccccagaactgggagaaataaatgtCCATTGTGTGAGCCTCCCAGTCTATGCTGTGGCCACAGCCTGAGTCCACGCTGGGCTTCTGGGGGGAAAATAGTGAATTTTTACGggacttcttcctttctgtctttcttggaGGATAAAGTCTTGGGGTCATAGAAACTAAAATGCGTTTTAAATAATAGCATCCCTACCCCAGGAAAGAATGAATTTAGGAATGGCCCGCCCAAACATCTCTTGTCTATTAAATGTGTTAACTTCAGCAGGAGAGGAAGACTATAGATATTTGTGGTCTTCGTGGTGAAAAGTTATACACAGGTAAGTGGATCTAAAAACTCTTCTGTGTCTCAAACATTTGCAAGTTTTTCAAGCATCTAAGAAACAGCCATGATTTACTAACCTCTCCAGTCTACACTGGGTTCACTGGGTGAACCAACCATGCTGGTGTGCCTCGGGCTGTCCTGGTTTTAGCACCGAATGTCCTATGTCCTGGGAGACACCCTACGGCACTAGCCTTCCAGGCTGGGACGACCACATTCTTACCACAGACTGTCCGTCTGTATTTGGATACAAGCCATCTGGGTTTTGCTCTGTCTGCTATGCTTTCTAGTTCTGTGTGAACAATGCCAAGTTCTAATTCAGGTAAGGGACTGGACCTTCTCAGACAGAGTCTCCCCAGTGAATCTGTgccactacttaaaaaaaaaaaaaagaaaaaccatgcatgtaaacacatatattttaattcgAGTTTACATAGAAACCACAAAAATAGCTACTAGAAAACATTCATTCTCTCCAGGAACAAGGTGgggtttgttttttccctccgatttttatttttatacattcttGTGACATCTCCCTCTGTAGGGAACAGGAGCTTAGAAAGATCAGCTTTCTCGATGATTCCATCCTCAATATACATCCGAAACCACACAATATCGCAACCGCCCGCGGGAGGGTGAAAAGCATTCTCTTAATACTGTTCTGTGTCCACAACGGTCAATACTggttctgtccctccccccagagCTGATTTCTGTTGCCTCCAGAGCAACTGGTTTTAAAGGACCCAGAGCTGTGGGGCTGATCTGCACAGCGTGGAGGCCTGCCCTGCTCTGGGGAGTCCGCATCCGCGAGCCCTCCCGGCAGATGCACGTTCTAACATGGAGATAGAAATGAAGGCCTCGGATATTTTCCAAATAGAGGTGGGTCGTGGTAGGAATCATCTGTCCTCGCTAGTATGCATTTACAGGTCACAAGGCAGGGGAGGGCCATTAAACTAAGCTCACTCTGACTCACAGAAGAGACTCTCCCCATCTTCAGTCTGTATGGACATCAAACCCATAGGCTGTCCCCTTGACCAACAAATCAAGGTGATTTCTATACCTTTCTACTTCTACAGACTCCATCACCCACTACTGCTAACAAAATCAGCCCGTCTCTGTACTAGAAATAAGGAGCCTCTGTTTGCAAAGTTGTCGCCTCTGGACCAGTCTGTGACAGGTACTAGCGCATCCGGCCGACAGCGACGGTTCAGACGGGCAAGTCAACTTTGTCTACCCCCGTATTCGGTGTTTGTCAGATCATCCTGAAAGCTTTGCTGCCTCCCACCTccaattattaagaaaatacgCTCTCCCTGGACTATCGGCTGTTGCCATTTCTGGGGGCTGAGGAGATGGAGGACTTGGGGGCCGCAGAGCCACACTGTGCGACACCCCCCCAACTCCTCGTGCCATAACCAGCACCCCCATCACCCTAACCCACTTGAGGCTGCTGTCACTTCGAATCCTTATTCCTCAGCTCACTACCCGCAGCTCTAGCTTCTGTGTTAGAGGAAATACAGCTTCAACTTGATATGCCAGGAACAAGCTTGGATTAAAATAATGCTATGCTGTGAGAGATACTATCTTTGCGTGAGGCCAGACCTTTgcagatggaagcctgaaaagcaATGCCCTTATGTAAAATAAAAGCACCCTCCCTCTAGTATCTTAAACTCTGCTATATGGACTTGAAGGTCGGCATCCTATGGCCCGGGGTGGGTAGGGCCTTTGCCTTCCTCCAGGGGCCCCTCCAGGGTGCTTCAGTGCTGGACAGCCAGACGGGGGCCCAGCTCCTTCCCCCCAAACATCATCTTCTCTTCAACATTAGTATTCTCTCCCCTGAGCAAATGACCCCAATGGTAACGATTTCTGTTAAAACCTCAAAAACTTACTTGAGGTCAGTGCTTGTTCTCCATCCCCAAGGCTCTGAGTTTACAAAGCCCTCGGACCTTTCCACGGTGGGCTCAAAGGGCTTGTTTGGGGGGCACCGTCCGCCCTGTGCTCCCGGGATCACTGCACGACCATCTGGGAAGCCAAGTTCTTGTCCGAGCATCAATGGTCTCTTTATGGTCTTTGGGATCTGCTTCCCACCAGGGAAATTCAATGTTTAGGTGCTTAGGGCTAAAGTGCAGAGAAGCTCCAGAACTTGGGTTGTAACAAAAAAGGCTATTTAGACCACGTACTACTTAACCACCTAGTGCTGCAAGAAAGTACCCGAAGCTAGTTCCAAGGATCATTTACCCTGCCCACGCGGGCCCAGTGCAGGGTTCTGGGACCCGTGCAAACATAGCAGGTATATTAGGGACTTGAAATATCACATTAGGCTGAGCCCATCCTCTCCATAAATAaaacactatatatattttttataaagctcTGCACATAGAAAGCAATTCATTCATGTCTTAAAGTGAATTTAACTTTTtcctaaagataaaaatcatttagagccttttttttttccttaatggaaGCAAGCTGCTTCTTTCCTAGGATTTCTTTTCGAGAAGACTTAGAAAAATGCAtacatttttcctttccaatgCTAGTATTATTACTTCATATGAACACATGCAAATAAGACTGACTCGTAAATATGTTACTTGGATTTTGTCACCGTATAGGCATCTGACCTATGGATAGTTAATTATGATTTTATACAGGCGGGAGGCATTTCTGTGACCAGGAGCAGAACTGGTAGAAACTGCCTCTAGGAGTGGAGAGAAAACTCCAGGAAAAGGAACTTTGAAgactaaaatgataaaaaatatttctgtcaaAGTTccaactcagaaataaaaatccaaCGCCTTTAAAGGCATGAATTAATTTGAAACCTTTACAGATGACAATGTAAATTGACATCGCCCGGAGCACTCTGGCGAAAGAAAAAGGGGGCGTCTTCATAAAGAGTGAGCCTCCCTCCTGCTAATTAGTAAAGGCCTCTGTGTGTTGCCATGTTACCACTGAAAAGGAAATATTGATCAAAACCAGTGTCCCTCACTGTCCTCCTCCTGATTGTCTAGATAGAGGAGGGCCACTTTCTTTTCATCCGAAATCACCGACCTTTGGTCTACCATCCTCTGTAGCTGCACCGTTTTGTCAAACTCAGCCTGCTCCTTGCCCTTTTCCCCGGGGACTTGGTGTCCGTCCCCAGCAGAGCCCTGAAAGCTCCCGCCAGCCACCCAGGCCTTCCCGCTGCCCCCATCTCTCCAGGCACCAGGGTCAGGGGTGCCATGTGCGGATGCTTCTGTCCCCACGGGGAAGATGACTGTGGTCTCTCGTGTCCAACGGGGGGTCACCTCTATGTTACTCACGTCCACCTGAAAGGGAAACGGGGTGTCTTTGGGCCCCAGGGCCACCCGCCTTAGCACTCTGTGGCTGTCTGCTAATTTGCCTCACCCCGGGGGAGcccactgagccagcaggtgcAAGGGTTTCAGACACGGGTCCTTGGAAGACCACTGTTTGTGGAGGTTCTGGATGCTGCGGGACCCAGCCCAGTGCACCTGCTAACGCCCGAGGCTCTTCTGCCCCTAATGCGTCTCCCACACTGGCCTCCTAAGGCAACTGGGAACCAGGCCTTGGGAGGCGCCCTCTCTGGTCACCAGGATCTCACCATGCACAGACTACCTATGGGCAGCCTGGCTCCCGTCTACCGAGCCCTGACTGTGGGCACTGCTGTGCCATTTGCTAAGTGCTCTGGGCAGGGGGACGATCTGCTCAGCGGCTGGATGTCCCCGAGACCTGATTTTGACCTGCCCAATGCATCTGCCTTTCCCAGACCAAGCTTCTGTGACACCCAACCCCCTTTTGTCTGAGGGCAGTGACCTAGATTTGCTCACAGAACCCCCCTCTAGGGCCGACCCAAAGGGGCTTTACAGAAGTCTGGGGACCCGCAGACTCTCAGTTTGAAGATAATCACTGCCCTTCCCCATCCTTAGAAATGGGGCCTGAAAAATAACTTCCCTTTCAGCGTGAGACTGTTCGGAGCCAAacacactgtgtctctctgtgtctgtggaAAGCTCCATGGGGCCAGGCTCTCCTACGTACACCACCCCCCCAACTCCTGAGAGGCAGGGACAGATCCTGGGAGGAAGACTTGACTTTGATCAGGACCCAGGGTGAGGTGCCTCCCAGACCAGGTGGTGCCAGCCGAGATGGCTGCCTGACTTAGGTCACCTTCTCCACTTACCTCCACCACCTGTGCCGTGGGTCCCTCGCGGGAGACGTGCTCAGTCCTCCAGTTGCCAGCGGGGCCTACCTGAACGCGCCTCACAGACCGGCTCACATCCTCGAGCACGTGCGACTGGGCGAAGGCCCTCGGGCTGGTGACTTCTACGGTGGCCGACACGGGCCCCTGGGACGTGACCGGCTCTGTGCTGGGGGAGGCCCGGCCGGCCTCGTCCTCCTCACCGTGGGGGCGGTACAGCTCCTGCGTGGCCCAGCGCCTGAAGCGGAGGCCGGCCCCCGGGGCCTCCGCCGCGCTCTCCCTGTCTGGGCTCCCGGGGCCCGGGCTGTGCCGCCTGGCCAGACTGTCTTGTACCACGGACTCCACAACCTTCTCGATCTCCCCGGCTTCGTCTTTGCTCAGCTCCTCCAGATCTAACTGATTGGCATCCACGGTTTTTGAGAGGTTCACTTCGGCAACCAAGGTCACGGCCCTCCCACCAGAGGTGTGCACTTTCTTGACGTCGACGGACATGTTCCCGGGCCCACCCTGACCCTCTCTGGTGAGGGCCGACAGCTCTTCCTTCACGCGCTCCGGAAGGTTCTCCTCCAGCTGCCCGATCACTTCCACCAGCTGGTGTCGGGGCTCCTTGAAGGCCCCCTTGATGGACATATGGATCTCGTGTGGTATCTTAATCTCCTTCTCGATGACTGTGGGCTCGGCATGGAATTCACCACTTCTAGTTTGTTCTTTCCAGTGAGTAGGACCCGCGTCCTCCTCCGATGGAGCTTCCCAGACGTCTGGTGGTTTCACAACCGTCTCTCCCGACCCATCTTCCCTCTTGGTTCTTCTCCGAGACCCGGGCACAATCTCATCTTGCCAAGAATACCGGATGGTGGACTCTTCTTCAATGTGGATCTGCCCGTACACGGAGCCCTCGTCCCTGTCCTGCCCCCCGGGGTGCTCATCGGGCGTGGACACAAAGTAACTCTGCTCGCCCCCTTCTGAGTCACCCACCTCCATGACTTCTTCAACGCGGGCTACGCTCTCATGGGGCCACCTGGTCTTCTTACGCTGGTTTCCTGAGAACGTGACGTCTGCTCCTCCGTAACCTTCTTCCTCCTCAACAAGCCCCTTGGAGCCTGGAGACACATCGTCCACCTCCTCCACTTCGAACGGGGTGGAAAACTCCTCTGCCTTCTCGCCACTGACATAGCTCATGGGTTCCTCGACGATCTCCACGTTGACGACCCTCGCCCTGCCCTCTCTTCCTTTCAGACCCAGGTTGATGATGTCTCCTATCATCTTCCCGGCCGCCTTTCCCTTCAGGTCCACCTCCTGAATGTCCTTGCTCAGAAGGTAGTCCAGGCCGGCTTCGTCGGACACATCGACCTCCTCCGTCAGTCTCGACTCCACGACGATCTCGGTCTTTGTTTTCCCGTCACCGGGAAGCTCTTTCCTGTCCACGTAAGTGACCTTTGTGTCTGGAAAAGCATCAGCAGACGCCTCTGCCTCTGGAGACTGGGTGAATTGCTTCAGGATGCTGGACACGATGTGTTCTGCCACGATTTCGGTCGTGGACTCGCCCTCTGGCGAGCTGGCGGTGTCGCCGGGGCCCAGCCTGAACCGGGCCTCCCGGGTTTCCACGCCTCTCCCGGTACCGTCACGAGTGTCCTCCCGTGGGGGCGTCTGGAAAGCTTTTGGGGCCGCCTGTGGCGAGCTCTCCCGGGAGACTTCTAGACTGATGggtacctctctctctctcacgcttTTCTCCTGCGCcgactccctccctctccccttttccctccgTTGCTGgctttctctcattcttgctTCTTTATCTAACTTTGTCAGCTCTTCCCACCTTAGGTTTCTCTCCTCTGAAGCCCTCTCTTTGGAATCAAACATCTTCTCTTCCCACTTTTTCTGGACGGTTCCTGGCCTGTTTCTGTCTTGTTCCTTCGTGGCGTCAGCTTCTGTCTTTGTCACAGCGACGGTCCTCTCACTCGACCAAGTGCTTTGGAAAGAGCCTGTGGACACGTCACCCCGGGGTTCTCGGTAGGACTTGGAGGCCACAGCAGACTCTCGGGCCGCACGGGCGGAGGTGTCCTGTGGAACCACCGTTCTCGGCCTCTCAGGGAATGTTTTCACTGGAGCTTCAGTATTTCTTAAAAGACTCTGTGTTGAAGAGAAAGTTCTGAAGTTGGTTGGACTCTTGGAGATTTTCTCATGTGAGTTGGAAGGTTTCTCGTAAATTGTTTCCTGCCGGCTGGTGGTCCGGGAAGAATATTCTGAACCCAGGAGGCCTCTTCTGGCTGCACTCCCAGTGGTGGGCTGTGCCAGCAGGTGAGGGCGCCGTGTCAGGCTGTGGCTGAAGTTGGCTGCGGGTGCTTTCTGCCTTGCAAACCGATTCCTCTCATTTTCCCTCTGTAACACGGAGCTGGCGTATCGATAAGACGTGCTCCTGAGCTCTGCAGAAAAGGACAGGGATCGTTACGTTCTTTCATCTCAAATCCCGTAGCGTCATCATAAAAGCGTACTGTCACGGCAAAAAGGGCGTTCTAAATCCTTTCTTCTGGTGGTTTTAAAAACCCTGTTACAATGAAACACAGCACGACACGTGCTTCAAACCAACTCCTTTCTCCAGTTATTGGTCTGAAAATGTCATGAATCTTCACACACGTATCAAAGGCGTGATCGTAGAGCACGGTTCACGCAGCAGAGAGGCCCGGAGTGCCTGTTTCCAGGACTGAAATGTCACAATGTCATGGTAATTTGGAAACATTCATTTTGACTTTGTTGACCTAAGTTTCTGCGACACGTTTCGGCGGATTAGAGCTTTAGTGCGGGATTACTAAGGACCAGCCAGCATTGTCCCTCCGCCATCCCATGGGTTCTTATTTGCCGTTGGTTTCCACGTTGGGCCAACAAGTCCTGCAGAATTTAACTTTTTCGAAGGCTCCCTGACTTCTACTTTTACCCTTCTATTTTTACAAACTTTTCATCTGATAGGGAGAAAGAGGCTGAAGCCGACCAGGCACCAGCACTACGGTCTGTTTTAATGTCAGAATCCTGGGTGTGGGAGGCCAACTgcagggctccctgcctggctTGGGGTCACCCACAGAGGGTGCTACCCTGGGCGTGTCCAAACTCCACCGCTAGGGGACCTGTTCTTCGGAGTGGCAGCTGGTAGTTCAAAGGTGCCCAGAGAGCGCCCCCTGGTGCCTACCACACCCCATCTGGCTGAGCCAGGGAAAGCCTACTCCCCCAGCTTGGTGTCCCTGTCATGGCAGCCAAGGGCAGGGGCCCCTGGAGGACAGATCCCAGGACACAGGAGAGAAGCCAGGCCAGGACATTTTCTatgaagattccttttttttcaaatcaaCATACTAATCCTGAACAGAGACGCTCCAGAAGATGAACCCCTGGAAAAGTACAGGAAGCATCTGGTTTTTCATTAAGGTCCACGGAGAAATATGGAAGATGACAGACTGGTTTCAGGTTTTATCACCTTGTGGGCAAGTGGCCAGGATTATTCTAGACCATATTACAGGAGAAACATATGCGTCTCCACAAGCACTGAGAAATTCACTATGTAGGAACACATCTGTACGTGTACTCAGTGAATAGTTAAGGGGTATGTATATCATACAGGACAGAGAATGATCTGGAAGCTCAAAGCTTCATGAAAGATTTCATCGCCCGTCCTCTTTCTTCTAACGCTCCTTGCTTTTGGCATAATCTGTAACGGCCAGACTAAGTTTAGTTTACAAATACTGTCTCCGTATCCTTTAAAAAGCTTGACAAAACAATCAAGGAATGAAACAGAGGCTCCCCAGAGCCCTCCTGCTGAGCTCTTCCTAGACCGGTGAccactgctcagcagagatccatTAAGCCCTAGCCCTAAACTGTTGGTTCCCCTCCCAGTCTGGCCCTaccccttttctcctctctcccagctAAGGGAAGACTTATGTACCCTGTACAAAATGTAGCTAAGTAAACCTTGAAATCGGGTGAACGGTATCTTTGGCTTTTGTCAACCTTACTCGCAAAATCAGAAGCAAACTTGTTGGATGCTCTCTACGACCAAATCCGAACCAGTCACAGATACCTGGAACCAAAACCGTGGTTCTCAACCCAGTGACCTTTGAAAGCTGTGAAGCGCCTAAGAGGGCtgcaatttttgaaaaataaacatggagagtgttttttgtttgtttgtttgcttgtttaaatCTGCCATCTATCCAGATTGGCAGTTAACCAAATGTTCTCTGGATTCAAGTACCAAAGACGTGCATTCCCAAAGTGCCACGATTTTTAATATGGTAACAGTCAGGGAGACTGAAACCCTGCTGAGTAAGCCGGAGACTGAGTGTACTGTACGTAATTCAATCTGTCCTTCCTCGGCCAGAAAGCCCTTTAAGTTCCATAaggttttaaaagcttttttttttttctttttcctaaagtcATTCTACAGGTTCTTAGGGTCCTTCTAACGGACGCTATCCTGTTCTGTGGGTTCTGCAGCTACCAGGAATATGAGCTTTAttctgcagcctccagcctccatcAAGACAGACCTCAGGGCTCCCAAGGACAC
Coding sequences within:
- the SYNM gene encoding synemin, whose product is MLSWRLHTGPEKAELQELNARLYDYVCRVRELERENLLLEEELRGRRGQEGLWAEGQARFAEEARGLRQQLDELSWATALAEGERDALRRELWELQRLGEEERAARGRLDAELGAQRRELQEALGARAALEALLGRLQAERRGLEAAHEQDVRELRARAARLTMSYRVRATGPAAPPQRLREVHDSYALLVAESWRDTVQMYEDEVRELEEALRRGQESRREAEEETRLCAQEAEALRREALELGQLRALLEEELRRVQEEYELQAEERQRVIACLEDEKAALTLAMADRLRDYQDLVQVKTGLSLEVATYRALLEGESNPEIILTERIENIPQELRSTSYRYASSVLQRENERNRFARQKAPAANFSHSLTRRPHLLAQPTTGSAARRGLLGSEYSSRTTSRQETIYEKPSNSHEKISKSPTNFRTFSSTQSLLRNTEAPVKTFPERPRTVVPQDTSARAARESAVASKSYREPRGDVSTGSFQSTWSSERTVAVTKTEADATKEQDRNRPGTVQKKWEEKMFDSKERASEERNLRWEELTKLDKEARMRESQQRREKGRGRESAQEKSVREREVPISLEVSRESSPQAAPKAFQTPPREDTRDGTGRGVETREARFRLGPGDTASSPEGESTTEIVAEHIVSSILKQFTQSPEAEASADAFPDTKVTYVDRKELPGDGKTKTEIVVESRLTEEVDVSDEAGLDYLLSKDIQEVDLKGKAAGKMIGDIINLGLKGREGRARVVNVEIVEEPMSYVSGEKAEEFSTPFEVEEVDDVSPGSKGLVEEEEGYGGADVTFSGNQRKKTRWPHESVARVEEVMEVGDSEGGEQSYFVSTPDEHPGGQDRDEGSVYGQIHIEEESTIRYSWQDEIVPGSRRRTKREDGSGETVVKPPDVWEAPSEEDAGPTHWKEQTRSGEFHAEPTVIEKEIKIPHEIHMSIKGAFKEPRHQLVEVIGQLEENLPERVKEELSALTREGQGGPGNMSVDVKKVHTSGGRAVTLVAEVNLSKTVDANQLDLEELSKDEAGEIEKVVESVVQDSLARRHSPGPGSPDRESAAEAPGAGLRFRRWATQELYRPHGEEDEAGRASPSTEPVTSQGPVSATVEVTSPRAFAQSHVLEDVSRSVRRVQVGPAGNWRTEHVSREGPTAQVVEVDVSNIEVTPRWTRETTVIFPVGTEASAHGTPDPGAWRDGGSGKAWVAGGSFQGSAGDGHQVPGEKGKEQAEFDKTVQLQRMVDQRSVISDEKKVALLYLDNQEEDSEGHWF